In Gimesia panareensis, the genomic window GAAATTGCTGGTGACCGATGAAAAATGAGTAAACATCGATCCGGTCATGAAACCGGGGATCAGACAATCAATGGACTGATTGTCCCTCACTGATCGTGATCTCGCTGAATCACATACTGTTTTCAAAGACGACAAAGATCTCGTTGAAGGATCACCAAGAGCATCAATGTCTACTGGATTTGCTGGCTCTCGTTCCAAGGATGAACGCCGTCGCCGCAGACTGGCGTCGGAATGTTCTGAATCGCTCGACAACGCGAATGACGATTCAGACTCCCCCCGTCTTGCGCGCACACATCGTTTCGCAGCAGGCCAGTTCCCGTTGCGCACAATGATCTTTCCCCGTCGCTGGAAATTAGCCTTATATTATCTGCCGGTGCTGCTCTGTTTTTCCGGCCTGATTGCAGCCGACTATTATCGCGCAGAGTTGCCTGCAGAGGGAGCGACCCTCTCCCGCTTTCTGTCACTGAAGCAAAGCCCCCTGCTCCCGCTGCTGGGAGGAGCGCTGCTGTTTGTCACGGGCCAGACCGCCTTACTGATCGCGTCGTTACGAACACAGAGCCTGCATGATTTTTCCGGAAGATACCGTCTCTGGAAATGGATTGCCAGCGGGCTGTTCCTGTTTGCGCTCTGCCAGACCACCCGGTTGCATACGATCTGGGCGCAAACGGTGATTGATCTGCGTCTGTTTGACTGGGGCACACACACGCAATTACTGGCCTGGCTGGTACCAACCCTGGCGTTCGGCTGTACGGTCGCGTTGATGGCTTACCTGGAAATGCGCGGGGACCGTGCGGGCCTGAATATGCTGATTCTGGCCGGGTCGGCGTATGTGTTGAGCCTGACGTTTCAGTTCACTGAAAACCTGATTCCCGGCGAGGCCTGGCATCATCTGATCGATGCCGGTCTGCTGTATTTCGCCCACTGGTGTCTGTTCACAAGCCTGTTGCTGCATACACATCACCTGCTGTATCGTTCGGTGGATCTTCCTGAAAAGGAACCTTCCCGGCTGAAGGATGCGACATCCGGTTATCTCTACCGGCGTCGTATCAAACGAAAAGCAAGACGGGTGGCCAAAGCGCTGCAGCGCAAACAACGACTGCTGGAGAAAGAGCAGGCGCAGCAAGAACGGGAGGCACAGAAACAGGCCGAACAGGAACGACGGGAACTGGAACGGGCGGAACAGGAAAAAGTGAAGCAGCAGCAGGCAGCTGAAGCGGCTGAGAAGAAAAAAGCAAAGGAAGAGGCAGCTGCCCAGGCGAAAGCAGCTAAGCAGGAGAAGGAGCTGTTTGAAACTCCCCCGCTGCCTGTCGAAGAGCCGGAGCCAGCTGCTGAAAAAACCTCGCCGGAACCCCAGTCAGAGCAACCGGCGTCCTCGCAACCCGGTTCGCGCAAGGGGACGAAGACGGTCAAAAAGAAAACCCGCGTCGATCTGAACCACGATCCGGAGCTTCTGAAAGGGTTAAGCAAGCGCGAACGCCGCAAATTACAGAAACAGTGGCGGGAAGAAGAACGTCGTCTGGCAGCGCAAGAGGCGGAAGACTGGGAATAATTCTCCCAATTTTTCTGATCCTGATTTGAATTGCGCTCGTTTCCCCGATCGATTCGTTATAGACTGGCGCTGGTCCGGCTCAATCCCCTGGTTCCCCAATCACTTGAGCCGACTGATCCGCCAACTTCGATTTTGATCCGCAATCCGGAAAAGGTAACCGACGATGTCCGACGACAACTTTTATGCTGACGATGATCAGTTTAAACCGGAAGAATTTTCCGCCCCTCCTAAAAAAGGGATGAGTGGCGGCGTCAAAGTGATCATCGCGATCCTGGTGCTGGGTGGAGTCGGCCTGTTGCTCTGCTGCGGCGGAGTTTTCTATGCCTTCCGAAACGTCAAAGCCAAAGTCACCGAGAACAAAAAAGAAATCATCGAAATCCAGAATGAGATGACCACGATCACCATTCCTGATTCGTTCGTGCCGCAGTTTGGCATGTCAGTGAATGTGATTGGCAAGCACATCCTGATGGCAGCATACGAGGAAAAAGAAAAACAGGGTGCCCTGGTGCTGATGAGTTTTGGGATTCCTAACGACGGCATGGTCGATATGAATAAGGAATTCCGCAATAATCTGAAACAGCAGAATCAGAATCAGCGGGAACTGGAGATCACCAAACAGGAGCAAAAGGAATTCACCATCAACGGCGAAAAGGTGGAATTCACGTTTGCCGAAGGCAAAGATAAGAGCGGCAAGGAATTCCACCAGATCATGGGCGTTTTCCCGGGTAAAACGGGAGCCACCTTCCTGTTTATCCAGATCGCTTCCGACAAATATAACGAGGAAGAGATCGTGGAAATGATCAAGTCGATCAAGTAAACCCGCTCCAGCTTCAGTCGAAGTCCACGGGCCCGAATGTTAGTTCGGGCCCGTTTTTTTTGTACTCCGAGATTGCAAAGCAACATAGTCAGGAACCGCTGAGCACCTTGACTTGCGGGGGTTCTGCAAAATCGATCCAGAGTCGCTGGTCGGTTTCCGGGCTGGGTTTTCCATCATGTACGTAAAAGCGATAGCGCGAGACGTAAGGTTTTCCCGGCTGGATATCAAACGGATCCAGTGACGCGACTGCAAAACAGAAGTAGGGCATCGTCGGATGCAGGCGGACCGGCTGTGGGGACCGGAAATTCGTGGGGGCACTGAAGATGGCCACGCCTGCGGTTTCCTTCCCCAGCGGACCATACATTTCCACCCAGTGGGGTCGGGACTGGTTACCGTTGACCTTATTCTTCCCTTCACTGGTCAGGTAGTCATAACCATGGTTTGTATGCCAGTCCGCATGACCGCGAATCGTCATGCCGCCGTAATGAATTTTATCGATGGTCACCGGCTGGTCGGTCGCACAGTTCTGAATGGACTCGATATCAAACAGGAACTTTTTCTCCAGCGCGTAAACGCGGACCTTCCAGTTTTCGTTGAGCATCGTTACCGGCCCCGTTTTTTTCGTCAGGTCGATATGCGCGATCGAGGTATCGATTTCCCCGAAGACGGGGCCGCCGGTAAAAGAGTTGATCTTGCTGTGGGCAACTTTTCCGAGTTTGGATTTCTGATCCCAGCCGTTGTTCTCCCGGCCTTCAAAGATGACCTTCCGCCACGAAAACATGATGCCGTGCTGGTGAGCATGGTCAAGGTTGAAATCGTCTGTGATGACCTTCCCTGATGGTGTATACAGCGGATGTATGTAGCCGCTCTTGTCGTAATAGGCTTCGTCCCGCTTCGGTGCTTTGACGACCGCATGATTGTAAGTCAGCACCGGTTTGCCGGCGACTTTGACATTCAGGTGACTGCCGTCATCCTTGACGGTGACCTGCTCTGTTTCTTTAGTGTACTTCGCCGCGAACAGGCGATACTGTCGCGAAGCTCCCGCGGGCAATGGTTCCCGCAGGATCCAGACCAGTTCCCGCACCGGTCCGGTTGCATCGATCTGCACCGGAACTTCCTGACTGTTATCAAGGCGAACCAGTGTTAACTGTTTCTGCTGTTTCATTGGGTCGGGAATCGGAATGCTGATGACGGTATTGTGGCGCGCGTGCTGACCCGCTTTGACTTCGAGTGTCACCGCGGGACCGGCGTAGGCGGTCGTCAGCGTCGATAACAGCAGGGCCAGCGTGAAAAACGTCAGGTAAAGTCGTCCCGATTTCATGGATTCATTCCGTTTCTGTTGTTGCATCTCAGAGTGTCCAGCCTTTGCGGTATTCACGTTGAATGTACTGCGCTGCCTGGTCCGTATTAGTGGCGGCGACTTTGTCCGCATCCCATTCCACTTTTTCGCCGACCCGAAAAGCCAGATTGCCCAGCAGGATCGTTTCGGTCAGTGGGGCAGCGTAATCGAAATGGCAGAGCGTTTTGCCGTTGCCTTTACAGGCTTCAAACCATTCCCTGCGGTGGTTACCAATCGCGGGTGGGATGGATTCAGGCGGTGCCTTGAAACCAGCGAACTTCTCCTCGGGGAGCAGCACGCGTTTGTTGTAATCTGCGGCCAGCATGCCCTCCGTGCCGACAAACAGAATTCCCGCGGCCCATTCCGGGCCTCCCAGTTTGAGCACCGGTTCGGGCGTGTTGCGTCCGTGATACCAGACAACCTCCACGGGAGGCTGCGATCCCCGGGCGGGGAACTGCCAGTGACAGTCGAGCCAGAAGGGGGTGGAGTCGGGATGCAGTTTCGGACCTTTTGTTTCCACCGAGTTCGGATACTGCAGATCGAGCGACCAGAAAATCAGGTCCATGTAATGGCAGCCCATGTTCCCCAGCGTGCCGTTGCCGAAGTCCCACCAGTAGTGCCAGTCGTGGGGGTGATAACAGGGGTGGAAATTCTGCATCGGTGCCGGGCCGACCCAGAGATCCCAGTTCAGGGTTTTCGGGATCGGCTGCGGTTCTTTGGGACGATCGACCACATGCTTGTAACGCCGCCAGCCCCCCGGCCGACCGAACCAGACATGCACCTGTTTGACATCGCCGATGGCGCCGGAACGAATCAGTTCGACAGTCCGCCGATAATTGTCGCCGGCGTGGTTCTGGGTCCCCATCTGGGTGACAACTTTTTCCTCACGGGCGACCCGCTGCATTGCGCGGACTTCGTGAATCGAATGCGCCAGCGGTTTTTCGCAGTAGACATGTTTGCCCCGCCGCATGGCGTTGATGGCGATCGTGGCGTGCGTGTGATTGGGGGTCGTCACCACGACGGCGTCGATCTGGTTTTCCAATTTGTCGAGCATCACACGAAAATCGGCGAACGATTTCGCGCCGGGGTACTTCGCCTGGTATTTGTCGGTGCGGGCGGAATCGACGTCGCACAGGCCGACAATATTCTGACTGGAGACCAGCCCCAGATTGGCCTGCCCCTGGTTCCCCAGGCCGATGCAGGCGATGTTGAGTTTCTCATTGGGAGAATTACTCTCCGCCTGCGTTGTGTTACCGCCCAGCCAGAGCCCGGCTCCTGCCAGAGTGGAACGTTGTAACATTTCACGTCGCGTCAGTTTGGTTGAGATACTCATAAACTCCCTGTCTGTCGGTGACCTGCTCTGTTTTCGAATTCGCTGGCTGCGCGCTCCCGCTGCCAACACTTATTAAACCTTATTACGTTATTCAAAACCAGCCTGAAATAGAAATCGGTGGTCGGGAGACGTTCGGCAGATGAGCATGTTCCCTTCTCAGGGGATGGTTCATTAGAAAAACTCGACTGAATTCAGAGCACGCTGTTGTATTTCCCCCGCGGTAGAGAGATATTAGATCGGTCCAATATCAATTATTTTTGCCTGCCCGGGAGCGCTTCCATGATGACTTCGATGCGGCTGAGAACTGCTTTTCTGCTCAGCCTGTTTGTCCTCTGTTTTTCCTTCAATCACTCTGTCTCAGCAGCCGCCAGGAAACCGAATGTGCTGTTCATCGCCGTCGACGACCTGCGGCCCGAACTGGGCTGTTATGGCGCGTCGCATATTAAGAGTCCGCACATTGATCAGCTGGCGGCCAGCGGTCTGCTGTTCAATCATGCCTATTGCCAGCAGGCGGTCTGTTCCCCTTCGCGGACCAGTCTGATGACCGGGCTGCGGCCCGATTCCACGAAGGTCTATGACCTGGATACGCACTTTCGTAAAACGGTGCCGGATGTGGTGACGCTGACGCAGCAGTTCATGCAGCATGGTTACCGGGCGGTCGGCATGGGCAAAATCTATCATGGGAGCCTGAACGATAAAGCGTCGTGGAACGCTTACCCCACGGTCAAAGGGAGAGGATATCAGCTACCGGAAACGCTGACGGCAATCCGGGAACGGACCAAGGGGCTCGACGTAAAAAAAATGGGGTGGCGACAACGCTCCAAGCTCACGCGGGGTCCGGCGACAGAAATGGCCGATGTGCCTGACCAGCAGTATCGCGACGGAGCGATCGCGGAACGGGCGATCAAATCGCTGCAGGAGTTGAAGCAGAGCCAGCAGCCGTTCTTCCTGGCGGTGGGTTTTCTGAAGCCGCACCTCCCCTTTGTGGCGCCGAAGAAGTACTGGGATCTGTATGACCGTAAAGAGATCAAGCTGGCCGACAATCGATTCCAGCCGAAGAATGCCCCCTCCTATGCCAACACCAACTGGGGAGAACTGCGGAACTATTCGGACATGCCGGCCAAGGAGGATCTGACCGATGAGCAGCAACTGCAGTTGCGTCACGGCTATTATGCCTGCGTCAGTTTCACCGATGCCAACATCGGTAAAGTGCTGGATGAGCTGAAGCGGCTGGAACTGGACGAGAACACGATTGTGATCCTCTGGGGCGATCATGGCTGGAAGCTGGGTGAGCACAATGGCTGGTGCAAGCATACGAACTTTGAAAACGACACCCGCGTGCCGCTTATCATTCGGGCACCGGGCATGCAGGCGCAGGGGAAAACCAGTGAGGCCCTGGTGGAGTTTGTGGATATTTACCCCACGCTCTGCGATTTAGCGGGCCTCCCCCTGCCCGCTCACCTGGAAGGAACCAGCTTCAAGCCCCTGTTGACCAACCCGCAGCGCCCCTGGAAGCCGGCCGCTTTCAGTCAGTATCCACGGGGACGCGTGATGGGTTATTCGATGAAAACGGACCGCTACCGCTACACCGAATGGCAGGACCGCAAGTCAGGCAAAGTTATGGCGCGTGAGCTGTACGATCATCAGCAGGACGGTGCTGAGAACGAGAACATCGCCGGAAAGCCAGATCAGAAGCCGGTGGTGAAACAACTGTCGGCGCAGCTCAAAAAGAACTGGAAAGGGGCTGTGGTTCCTGACTGAGGGGGAGGAAGGGATGTAGGGTTGAGGTGGGTGCTGATATTCGGTTCCTCACTTGTTTTCCGGTGGATAATAGAAAACGCCATGAATGCCATAATCGACAAGAGGCTCAATGACATTGCTGAGGCACTGAAGGCCAAGTTTAGCGAAACCGCATTGCGTGGAAGCGGTAGTGCCAGTTTCGTCTATGTTCAAGCAAATGGGAGAGCCGCCGAAGCATCGATAGACAACGATGCTGTCTGGATCGAGTTTTGGGATGCTGTGGTTGACGATGATCCGATCCCTTCGGTAAGAGAGAAAAAGGTGAATACAGCCGACGAAGCTCAAACAGAAATAGCATGCTGGTTGTTGTCTGTAGGAGCAGGAGGGGATGAGTGACATGAGGTGGGGGGCGTGGTATATGGTTCCTTCTTCCCTGGTGCTGATTCAATGTCGCCCGGCGAGCGGACACGTGGGTCCGCAACCTACTTTTCAGGGGTTGGTTCTGCTTTCTGAATCGGTCTGTTGCCCTGACAGTTTCCTGCGTTCGCCCCGTATCAGAATTGGCTCAATTCAGGACTCGTTCAGTCCCTGGTCATTTTTTCCAGAGCCACAGACGCAACTCATCAGAAATTCCGTCTGCCGGCATATCAAAAAATATGCTTTCGACTTTTCCGTTTTCCCCGATCAATACCGTATGAGGGACCCCATTCACTTCGAATGCCTGGCCCACCTTTCGCTTCTCGTCCAGCGCAATGGGGATCGCAATTTTCTGTTTTTGCAGAAATTTCTCTACTGTTTTCGCGTCTTCACCACTGTTTACTGCGAAGAACTTTACGTTCTCGCCGCCAGATTCGGCCTGGATCTTTTCCAACTCGTGCAGCTCCCTGATACAGGGAACACACCATGAGCCCCAGAAACTGAGAACCACTTTCTTTCCGAGCAAAGATGGGTGAGTGACCTCACTTCCATCAAGCAGTTTTAAAGTGAACCCGGGAGAAGCTTTGCCCAGCAGTTTCCATCCAGGTCCATCGTAGGGCCGTGTCGCCTTCTCGTCAGGGGTTGACTCCAGCACTGGGACGAGGACCGGGGGTTCAGGTGCCGATACTCGAATGTCTGTGTCTGAATGGATCGTGAAACGCAGGTTTCCAGGAGAATCGTGCGGAACTTTAATCTCACCGACGAACATCACATCTGCTGCGGTTCGATCAAACCGAACTTCAAGATTCTCCTGACTGGATGGGGCAAAGTTGACATCTGCACGAAGCTTAAAGCCAGCTGGCAGACTTGAGTTTTTCAAATAAGTTCTTGAGTGTCCTCGCAGTCCTTCCGTAAACGCTGAGACAAGCAGTCGCGATTTGGTGCCGCGTACAAGCCTTGTAAACTGGTGTCTGATCCCCCAGGTCATCGGAAAATCAAATTTGATGACGGGTGCGTTTTCAGGCTTCGAAGAGAATCTGGCTTCTGCTCGCTGAGAGAATGACTGAGCAATCCTGAGCTTCAAATAAACCATGCCGTCCTGCTTTTCGAGGAAATCCCGTAACCGGGCCTTCCTTTCAGGCGTGTCTTGCGGATAATTCGGATTCCTCTCAAAGTAATCCACTGCGAAGGCAGTGTATCGACTGGAATTCGAAAGAGTCTTTTTGCCAGTTCGAATCTTCTGCGCGGAGTCTGCCTGCTCTGCGTCGACAAGATCGACAAAATGATAACCGGCCTTGTAGATGTTGTTATGCGGGGATTTGTTGATCACGCTGATCTGGATACATTCCCCTTCCTCCGTCAAGTCTCCATTACAGTTGCGATCAAGATAAATATTCTCCCCATCGACAACCATCCACGCTGCTTGAGTGTCGACATCACCAAAGAGTAACAAGGCATATCCTGGATTGTCATTCGCATAATGAGGGTGCACTGAAATCTCAGGCCAACACTTCGAAGCAGAACGCACTTCATCATTGCCCTTCACGCAATCTGGAGTCAGTAATGCGATGAAGACGGTGAAGGTAATTACGCTATCGTATTTGATTCTCATCACAGCACTCGTTAGTAGAAGTCGGAGAATAGCAATCTTCATGAAACACTTATCATGGTCCGCGATTCTGTGACATCCGTCAACTGCGGGTGTCATTTCCTGTCATAACAAGCACTCGTCGACGGTGCCTGAATCGGCAATCATTGCGATCCCGTAGTCAGGAATTGACGAAGGACATTCAAATAAGAGGTTTACTTCGTTCAGCTTAACGATTTTCAGCTTTAGGGGTGAGTATTTTTTAAATGGTGGGTTTGGTTGTCGGGGCTGGTATATGGTTCCGTCAAACACGGTGCTGATTCAACGTCGCCAGGTGGGCGGACACGTGGGTCCGCGCCCAACGGAATGTGGTTGGGAAGTTGGTTCTGAATTGCATGATTAAACCTGCGGCTGATTTGGTTTGAGCGGAATGTCGCTCAGGAGGGAACTGGTTCGACAAATGTTGGGTCTTACCCTGTCAGCTTCCTGAGACGCCTGGCTGTTTTGTGAGCAGGCTCACACCGAGCTTACAGGATTGTATCAGAGAGATCCGTGGTGATTAATTTCCTGTCTTTATTATACCACAGCGTGATAAAACAAATACCGGGAACAATATGTGATCGCTTTTCATCTAGCTCTACTACGCCACCAATAGCGACGATCACCTTAAATCCCGTCCCAAAACATAAATCATAGGGAGTATACAACGCACTTTTTGAAATCAGTTCTAATTTGGTATCTGGTGCAACATGAACTCGCTCCTCCTCTTCTCCCACAGAGACTTCGTGTCCCCAGTCTGCAAGTATCTCAGACAGTTGATCCAAGATTTGCTGTGTGGGAAGCAGCTTCTCCAAGGCTTCCTCTATCGCAGTATGCATGACTGTTACCTCCTGGCCAGTTACAAAGGTGCCCGGAATTGATTTCTGGTTCTGCAGAAAAGTTTTGAAGTTTGGATTCGTTCAGCTTAACGATTTTCAGCTTGGGATGTGAGTTGCATTTTTATAAAATGGCAGGTTTGATTATCGGGACCTGCAACCGGGTTCCGTTGGACGTGGTGCGGGATTTTTTCCTGAATACGGCACAGTTGGGCAGGCCAACTGTGGCACACGGCATCCGGAACACGGTGCCCTACTAAATCCAGTTGGGAAGCTGGTTGTGGATTGTTTTTTCAACCGGGGCTAAGGCCCTGCGGCTGATTTGATTTGAGCGGAATAGCGTTTGCCACCGGGATGTACTTTGATGACCTCACTGATTACCGTCGGCTAGCGCCTTGCCGCTCAGGAGGATACGGGGTCGATTGCTAAGCACGTTTTGGAAGCATCCAATCAATCATCACATCGTCAATCCCTTGTTGAGATCGGGGAGATGTTGCCAGAGTTGCAGCATTCCCTCGCGTGTGACTGCAGTGCCCCTGGTACTGAGCGATTTCAACTGAGTCATGCCGTTCAAATATGGCAGACCTGCGTTTGTCAGTCTGGTGTAATCAGCCCACAGAGTTTTTAGCCTGGGGAGTTTGGTTATTTCCTGCAGAAATCGATCGTCGATGTTGCTTTCAATCAAATCCAGTTTTTCAAGATTTTGGCATTTGACGATTTGTTGGAAACCATCCACGGTCAACTGTTCACATCCACGGAACGAGAGTTTCTTAAGTGATGTAAACGTTACTTGGGCGAATCCAGTTCCGGTTATTTTTGTACGTCCCAGGTCAAGATCTTCCAGACGCTGCAGGGACGCTAATTTCGCAAGCCCTTCATCAGTCACTTGAGTGCCGCTGAGAAATAAATGCGTTATTTGACTGGCGTCTGATTGCACAAAGATGTCCAGATCCTGGTCATCTACCTTTTGGTTCGTCAGATTTACCCAGGCAAATTCGCCCTGTTCGTTTTGCGAAATGCGTCCGCCCTTCCTTTCGACGAATGATATTAAATCTTCCATACCATTTCCTTTCTCAAATATTGATTTCACACATAGATAACGATGAGCTTATTACACAGAGATGAAGGGGGAGAAACCGGATTCTTCAGTTCTCTTTTTGAAGTTCGGATCCGTTCCGCTTCGCGATGTTCAGCTTGGGGCGTGAGGGGATATCCCTAAAATAACCCGTCTTGTTGATGGGAACTTCAGCAGCCCTGAGAGAGAGTTCTGGGAGTCTGATTCAGAATCAGCGGCACCAGTTCATTTTGAACTTACTGGCTGTTTTTTCTCACTGATTTTGGCACTGTTGGACAAGCCCAATACTGTTCGGCACGATATTTGCGCACTGTCGTCTGGTAGTATAGAATACTGCCATAACGACAGGAATCAGCATGGCCAATCAACAGACTAATAGCATCGAAGCTTGTGACATCACCGGTCTTAAGTATCTGGATCGGGTTCTCCCGCTGTTTAAGCGACTGCGTCCCGAGGGAACTGAACGTGACAAAGCCGGTAACCGGCAACTGTTTTACGATCAGTATTGCGCACTGCAGTTACTGTACCTGTTCAATCCGATCGTGACTTCTTTGCGCGGATTACAGCAGGCCAGTGAGCTCAAAAAAGTCCAGCGAAAACTGGGCTGCCCGCGGTCTTCTCTGGGATCCCTTTCCGAAGCGGTTCGGGTCTTTGACCCTGAACTGCTGCGGGAAATTGTAGGCGAACTGATTGAAAAACTGCCTGCCCAGAAGCCGCAGGATCGGCGTCTCCAGGATCTGGCTCAGACGCTGACTGCCGTGGATGGCACGTTCCTCAAAACACTGCCGCAGATCACTCAGGCCTGTTTTTCAACCCGCCAGGACAAAGGCTGGCAGCTGCACACTCATTTTGAAATACTGCGGGGAATCCCGGTACGCATGGATCTGACGGATGCCACCGGTCGCAAAGAAGGTAATGAAAAATCCATGCTGACTAACGTGCTGGAAAAAGATCGTTGCTACATCCTGGACCGTGCTTATGAAAAATATGCCCTGTTTAATGCGATTGTGAATGCCGGCAGCAGCTACGTGTGTCGAATTCGCGGTGATCACATTTTTGTGGAACAGGAATCCCGTGAATTGACCGCAGAGGCCAGGGCAGCGGGAGTGCTGGAAGATCGGGTAGGGCAGCTGGGGTCTCCCAAGTCACGGAGAATAGAACACCCTGATCATCCGGTGCGTCGGATTACTGTCAAAGTCACTCCGCATCCTAAACGGGGAGGACGGAGACGGGAGGGGGCAAGCCAGGATCTGGTTGTGGCAACCAGTCTGCTGGACGTGCCTGCTGAGATCATTGCGCTGATCTATCAGCACCGCTGGCAAATTGAATTGTTCTTTCGTTTTTTAAAGCATGTACTTGGCTGTCGTCACCTGCTGAGTCAGAACCCGCAGGGAATTCAGATACAGACTTATTGCGCGATGATCGCCTGTCTGTTAATCAGTCTGATTACAGGGAAAAAGCCGACGCTCCGAACATATGAAATGCTGTGTTTCTATTTCAGTGGCCTGGCGGATGAGGATGATCTGATCAACCACATCAACCGTCTGCAATCCCACGAAACCAGATAGCACAGGACTC contains:
- a CDS encoding leucine-rich repeat domain-containing protein; the protein is MEDLISFVERKGGRISQNEQGEFAWVNLTNQKVDDQDLDIFVQSDASQITHLFLSGTQVTDEGLAKLASLQRLEDLDLGRTKITGTGFAQVTFTSLKKLSFRGCEQLTVDGFQQIVKCQNLEKLDLIESNIDDRFLQEITKLPRLKTLWADYTRLTNAGLPYLNGMTQLKSLSTRGTAVTREGMLQLWQHLPDLNKGLTM
- a CDS encoding TlpA family protein disulfide reductase translates to MRIKYDSVITFTVFIALLTPDCVKGNDEVRSASKCWPEISVHPHYANDNPGYALLLFGDVDTQAAWMVVDGENIYLDRNCNGDLTEEGECIQISVINKSPHNNIYKAGYHFVDLVDAEQADSAQKIRTGKKTLSNSSRYTAFAVDYFERNPNYPQDTPERKARLRDFLEKQDGMVYLKLRIAQSFSQRAEARFSSKPENAPVIKFDFPMTWGIRHQFTRLVRGTKSRLLVSAFTEGLRGHSRTYLKNSSLPAGFKLRADVNFAPSSQENLEVRFDRTAADVMFVGEIKVPHDSPGNLRFTIHSDTDIRVSAPEPPVLVPVLESTPDEKATRPYDGPGWKLLGKASPGFTLKLLDGSEVTHPSLLGKKVVLSFWGSWCVPCIRELHELEKIQAESGGENVKFFAVNSGEDAKTVEKFLQKQKIAIPIALDEKRKVGQAFEVNGVPHTVLIGENGKVESIFFDMPADGISDELRLWLWKK
- a CDS encoding sulfatase, which encodes MMTSMRLRTAFLLSLFVLCFSFNHSVSAAARKPNVLFIAVDDLRPELGCYGASHIKSPHIDQLAASGLLFNHAYCQQAVCSPSRTSLMTGLRPDSTKVYDLDTHFRKTVPDVVTLTQQFMQHGYRAVGMGKIYHGSLNDKASWNAYPTVKGRGYQLPETLTAIRERTKGLDVKKMGWRQRSKLTRGPATEMADVPDQQYRDGAIAERAIKSLQELKQSQQPFFLAVGFLKPHLPFVAPKKYWDLYDRKEIKLADNRFQPKNAPSYANTNWGELRNYSDMPAKEDLTDEQQLQLRHGYYACVSFTDANIGKVLDELKRLELDENTIVILWGDHGWKLGEHNGWCKHTNFENDTRVPLIIRAPGMQAQGKTSEALVEFVDIYPTLCDLAGLPLPAHLEGTSFKPLLTNPQRPWKPAAFSQYPRGRVMGYSMKTDRYRYTEWQDRKSGKVMARELYDHQQDGAENENIAGKPDQKPVVKQLSAQLKKNWKGAVVPD
- a CDS encoding Gfo/Idh/MocA family protein, yielding MSISTKLTRREMLQRSTLAGAGLWLGGNTTQAESNSPNEKLNIACIGLGNQGQANLGLVSSQNIVGLCDVDSARTDKYQAKYPGAKSFADFRVMLDKLENQIDAVVVTTPNHTHATIAINAMRRGKHVYCEKPLAHSIHEVRAMQRVAREEKVVTQMGTQNHAGDNYRRTVELIRSGAIGDVKQVHVWFGRPGGWRRYKHVVDRPKEPQPIPKTLNWDLWVGPAPMQNFHPCYHPHDWHYWWDFGNGTLGNMGCHYMDLIFWSLDLQYPNSVETKGPKLHPDSTPFWLDCHWQFPARGSQPPVEVVWYHGRNTPEPVLKLGGPEWAAGILFVGTEGMLAADYNKRVLLPEEKFAGFKAPPESIPPAIGNHRREWFEACKGNGKTLCHFDYAAPLTETILLGNLAFRVGEKVEWDADKVAATNTDQAAQYIQREYRKGWTL
- a CDS encoding DUF6807 domain-containing protein, whose protein sequence is MQQQKRNESMKSGRLYLTFFTLALLLSTLTTAYAGPAVTLEVKAGQHARHNTVISIPIPDPMKQQKQLTLVRLDNSQEVPVQIDATGPVRELVWILREPLPAGASRQYRLFAAKYTKETEQVTVKDDGSHLNVKVAGKPVLTYNHAVVKAPKRDEAYYDKSGYIHPLYTPSGKVITDDFNLDHAHQHGIMFSWRKVIFEGRENNGWDQKSKLGKVAHSKINSFTGGPVFGEIDTSIAHIDLTKKTGPVTMLNENWKVRVYALEKKFLFDIESIQNCATDQPVTIDKIHYGGMTIRGHADWHTNHGYDYLTSEGKNKVNGNQSRPHWVEMYGPLGKETAGVAIFSAPTNFRSPQPVRLHPTMPYFCFAVASLDPFDIQPGKPYVSRYRFYVHDGKPSPETDQRLWIDFAEPPQVKVLSGS
- a CDS encoding IS4 family transposase — encoded protein: MANQQTNSIEACDITGLKYLDRVLPLFKRLRPEGTERDKAGNRQLFYDQYCALQLLYLFNPIVTSLRGLQQASELKKVQRKLGCPRSSLGSLSEAVRVFDPELLREIVGELIEKLPAQKPQDRRLQDLAQTLTAVDGTFLKTLPQITQACFSTRQDKGWQLHTHFEILRGIPVRMDLTDATGRKEGNEKSMLTNVLEKDRCYILDRAYEKYALFNAIVNAGSSYVCRIRGDHIFVEQESRELTAEARAAGVLEDRVGQLGSPKSRRIEHPDHPVRRITVKVTPHPKRGGRRREGASQDLVVATSLLDVPAEIIALIYQHRWQIELFFRFLKHVLGCRHLLSQNPQGIQIQTYCAMIACLLISLITGKKPTLRTYEMLCFYFSGLADEDDLINHINRLQSHETR